A genomic segment from Fusarium keratoplasticum isolate Fu6.1 chromosome 10, whole genome shotgun sequence encodes:
- a CDS encoding Phosphatidylserine decarboxylase proenzyme 1, mitochondrial, which yields MAPTLGPGSSQVGSHMLRCSFYARSRCANCFSPSASRHMFLNSTTRSRCLPRPSLSSIRTFASNSGKRPRFSQRLGEAMRNTKIQWYRIPVGLGIGFLGLVQFYKVSSREKERREIEDGQESTKAPKRRPRVRPDGPWQVQVMSTLPLKAISRLWGRFNELTLPYYLRVPGFKLYSLVFGVNLDEVAEPDLHVYPNLASFFYRRLKPGARPLDPNPHTLLCPSDGKVLQFGQIEGGDIEQVKGMTYSIDALLGKNTPAPSISSLSSSSSSSSSDDERTLTEISDSEELVKQDEEFAQVNGIAYTLPDLLSGAGKQGPSDKDQAMPASPGVESEVRAELALGERPWYDVLSHDKATSLYYAVIYLAPGDYHRFHSPTNWVVDRRRHFAGELYSVSPYLQRTLPGLFTLNERVVLLGRWRWGFFSYVPVGATNVGSIVINFDKELRTNSLLTDTAADRAAEEAAKRGEPYLGFAEATYEAASPVLRGHALRRGEEMGGFQLGSTIVLVFEAPAEKTDEHKERRGWAWAVEKGQTVKMGQALGRVIE from the exons atggcaCCAACCCTTGGGCCTGGCTCCTCCCAGGTCGGCAGTCACATGCTCCGCTGCTCGTTCTACGCGCGCTCTCGCTGCGCAAACTGCTTCTCACCGTCTGCCTCTCGACACATGTTTCTCAACTCGACGACAAGGTCGCGATGCCTGCCAAGGCCCTCACTATCCTCCATCCGCACCTTTGCCTCCAATTCGGGCAAGAGACCGAGATTTTCACAGCGCCTCGGCGAGGCCATGCGAAACACCAAAATCCAATGGTACCGGATCCCTGTCGGTCTGGGTATCGGATTTCTAGGCCTCGTCCAGTTCTATAAGGTCTCTTCTAGAGAGAAGGAGCGGCGAGAGATTGAGGATGGCCAGGAGAGCACCAAAGCCCCCAAGAGGCGGCCTAGAGTGCGTCCTGATGGTCCTTG GCAAGTCCAGGTCATGTCGACTCTGCCTCTCAAGGCTATCTCCAGGCTTTGGGGCAGGTTCAATGAATTGACCCTTCCCTATTATCTTCGAGTTCCCGGCTTCAAGCTTTATTCGCTCGTCTTTGGTGTAAA CCTCGACGAAGTTGCCGAACCCGACCTTCACGTATATCCCAACCTCGCATCCTTCTTCTACCGTCGTCTCAAGCCCGGTGCTCGTCCTCTCGACCCTAACCCCCACACCCTGCTCTGCCCGTCCGACGGAAAGGTTCTTCAATTTGGCCAAATCGAAGGCGGTGACATTGAGCAGGTCAAGGGTATGACCTATAGTATCGACGCTCTTCTTGGAAAGAACACACCTGCCCCCAGCATCTCGAGCctgtcgtcttcgtcgtcttcgtcgtcttcggaCGACGAACGAACACTCACCGAAATTTCGGACAGCGAAGAACTTGTGAAGCAGGATGAGGAGTTTGCCCAGGTCAATGGAATCGCGTACACACTGCCTGACCTTCTCTCTGGTGCCGGAAAGCAGGGCCCCTCAGACAAGGACCAGGCTATGCCCGCATCTCCTGGTGTTGAGTCCGAGGTTCGGGCTGAACTTGCCCTGGGTGAGCGGCCCTGGTACGATGTCCTCTCCCACGACAAGGCAACTTCTCTCTACTATGCAGTCATCTACTTGGCTCCCGGCGACTACCACCGATTCCACTCTCCCACCAACTGGGTTGTTGACCGACGTCGTCACTTTGCCGGAGAGCTGTACAGTGTGTCCCCTTATCTTCAGCGAACCCTCCCTGGTCTCTTCACTCTCAACGAACGTGTGGTGCTTCTGGGTCGGTGGCGCTGGGGTTTCTTCAGCTACGTCCCAGTTGGTGCAACCAATGTGGGTTCCATTgtcatcaactttgacaagGAACTTCGGACAAACAGCCTGTTGACGGACACGGCGGCCGACCGGGCAGCTGAGGAGGCGGCCAAGCGTGGTGAACCCTATCTGGGCTTTGCTGAGGCAACTTACGAGGCAGCCAGTCCCGTTCTCCGAGGCCACGCACTTCGACGTGGTGAGGAGATGGGTGGTTTCCAATTAGGAAGCACGATTGTACTAGTATTTGAGGCACCAGCAGAAAAGACGGATGAGCACAAGGAGCGAAGAGGCTGGGCATGGGCTGTAGAGAAGGGACAGACGGTCAAGATGGGCCAAGCACTAGGACGAGTGATTGAGTGA
- a CDS encoding Nitroreductase domain-containing protein, translated as MAAKLSADLLLQLAKNRRTYYALSKDLPVTAQRIQEIVKETTLQTPSAFNSQTNRLVVLFGAEHDKLWDITSDSLKAIVPPEAWETTANRIAGFKGAAGTVLFFTDLTVQESFQAKFAIYADRFPPWAQQTNAIQQYLLWTALEAEGLGANLQHYNPLIDEKVTEAWKLPATWQLNAQLVFGAKAGEAGEKEYAPVEERVKVFGA; from the coding sequence ATGGCTGCCAAGCTCTCCgccgacctcctcctccagctggccaagaaccGCCGCACCTACTACGCCCTCTCCAAGGACCTCCCCGTGACTGCCCAGCGCATCCAGgagattgtcaaggagaCCACCCTCCAGACCCCCTCCGCCTTCAACTCCCAGACCAAccgcctcgtcgtcctcttcgGCGCCGAGCACGACAAGCTCTGGGACATCACCTCTGACtccctcaaggccatcgtccCCCCTGAAGCCTGGGAGACCACCGCCAACCGCATCGCCGGCTTCAAGGGCGCCGCCGGAaccgtcctcttcttcaccgaCCTCACCGTCCAGGAGAGCTTCCAGGCCAAGTTCGCCATCTACGCCGACCGCTTCCCCCCCTGGGCCCAGCAGACCAACGCCATCCAGCAGTACCTCCTCTGGActgccctcgaggccgagggtcTGGGCGCCAACCTCCAGCACTACAACCCCCTGATCGACGAGAAGGTCACCGAGGCCTGGAAGCTGCCCGCCACCTGGCAGCTCAACGCCCAGCTCGTCTTCGGCGCCAAGGCCGGCGAGGCTGGTGAGAAGGAGTATGCTCCTGTCGAGGAGCGTGTCAAGGTCTTTGGTGCCTGA